The following coding sequences are from one Triticum dicoccoides isolate Atlit2015 ecotype Zavitan chromosome 4A, WEW_v2.0, whole genome shotgun sequence window:
- the LOC119289092 gene encoding protein GLUTAMINE DUMPER 3-like has protein sequence MRPGAGFNATAAATKAAVAPLAAGAAHSAWHSPVPYLFGGLAAMLGLIAFALLILACSYWKLSGYLEGSAGRGHDEGSATDGAKLVASDQAPAAWEEKVLVVMAGDVEPTYLATPMSSRDRSSKGEEEEKKVSVVAMASIKDAGNGEHSRNQMESVTPSHVFRGVLQFLQ, from the exons ATGAGACCAGGGGCAGGTTTCAATGCGACGGCGGCAGCAACGAAGGCTGCGGTAGCCCCTCTGGCCGCCGGCGCCGCGCACTCCGCGTGGCACTCGCCGGTGCCGTACCTCTTCGGTGGCCTGGCCGCGATGCTCGGACTCATCGCCTTCGCCCTTCTCATCCTCGCCTGCTCGTACTGGAAGCTGTCCGGGTACCTGGAGGGCAGCGCCGGCCGCGGCCACGACGAAGGTTCCGCCACCGACGGCGCCAAGCTGGTGGCCTCGGACCAGGCGCCAGCAGCGTGGGAGGAGAAAGTACTGGTGGTCATGGCCGGGGACGTGGAGCCGACGTACCTGGCCACGCCCATGTCAAGCAGAGACCGTAGcagcaagggagaagaggaggagaagaaggtgtCTGTGGTCGCCATGGCTAGCATCAAGGATGCTGGTAATGGTGAGCACAGTCGGAACCAGAT GGAGAGCGTAACCCCGAGCCATGTTTTTCGTGGGGTTCTTCAATTTTTGCAATGA